A DNA window from Alligator mississippiensis isolate rAllMis1 chromosome 11, rAllMis1, whole genome shotgun sequence contains the following coding sequences:
- the LOC132243704 gene encoding E3 ubiquitin-protein ligase TRIM15-like, whose translation MWTQKAAAERQEIVAAFERLRRFLEEQERLVLAELGEVESSIEKSQGETVTQLSEEISHLTNLIRELEGKCQQAASDLLQDMRSTLSRYVAPPDSP comes from the exons ATGTGGACA CAAAAGGCAGCAGCCGAGAGGCAGGAGATTGTGGCTGCGTTTGAGCGACTGCGCCGGTTTCTGGAGGAACAAGAGCGACTCGTGCTGGCCGAGCTGGGAGAGGTGGAGAGCAGCATTGAGAAGAGTCAGGGGGAGACTGTCACCCAACTCTCCGAGGAGATTTCCCATCTCACCAacctgatcagggagctggaggggaagTGCCAGCAGGCTGCCAGTGACCTCCTGCAG GACATGAGGAGCACGCTGAGCAGGTACGTGGCTCCACCTGACTCCCCATAG